AATTGGTGTTACCAATAACGAGCTGTGAGTTGAAAATACCGTACATATATGATGTCGTCGTAATAACCTGTGCTCCAAGTTGCACGTTGCCACCACTCATTAGAATGTGACCGTGCGGACGCTCTACGAGCAATTCTTTTGCTTTCAGAACGATATGTTCGTAGCTGCCTGTGAAGAAGGACAACAGTTCCTCGCCGCTGTGCTCTTCCTGATGACGATCAGGGAACAGAGCATGAATCTCATCTTGCGTCAGATCGAGCGTAACCAGAGGTTCACCCAGGAAGGAGGACAGTTTCACCTGTTCCAACGTGTCGCCATTTTCCACAGTCAGAGCCTGTACTTCATTCCAAGCTGCTGTAACTTCATCTCCGAATTCAAGTGCAGAGATTCCTTCTGCATGATTAGGCTTCGCCAGTCCATAGAAGACCACCTGAGCCTCTCCGTTCAGATTCAGCAGTTCCGATTGCAATGCGGTATAGGCAAATTCATACTGATACGTCTCATTCGCCAACGTTGGGCGATTCAAGCTCTCTGGTTGATTCGTTTCCTTATACGACAGACCAAAGAATTGGAATCCATCTGTGGAATAACCGATTGCTTTCGTCAGGGAACCTTGTTGCATATACGGAAATGCACCGCCCTGAGGCTGGTTTTGACGGGAACACACCACATAACCTTTCGCTTCATCTTCAAACACCGTATGGTCAATGTATTGAGACAGATAAGCTTCATTGCTGCGTACCGCACCTGGATCAGCAAGACCTACATCCTGTCCATATACCACGTCTACATTTTGTTGTTGTCCTGTGAGCTTCACATCCCAGAACCAGACGCCTTGTGGTGTTGCCGTAAATACGACCTGATAGCCGATGCCCTGTTCACTACCTTCCGGCTGGACAGTGCCCTCCCAGATCAACTGGTTGCTGGACTGTGCTTTGCTTGTATTAACCTTGCTATTCGAACGTACACCGAGCAATGGGAACGAGCTGATGTTCTCTCCTTCGTGTACACGCAGGTACAGGTTGTTCAGAGATCCATCAATCTGGTTGCTGAGCAACTGGTTCAACATGGTTGTACCGGATGTCGCCTGGTATAGGTCGCCACTGTTCAAAAAAGTAAAGGATAACTCCCCGGCATTCAACAGGATCGGTTCATTAATCATCGTTGTCATAAGGTTCACTCCTAGAATTAGTATAAAATCGAAACGTTTCGATAAATCTGAAAAAGAATAGGGGCCTCTTCAAACCGGCCTTTTACAGCCCGTCCGGACGATAACCCCATCATTGAACTTTCACTTCAGCATGCTGGCATTTCCTTGGTTGTCAGACTCGGCCTAAACGGAACGTACAGAGCTGCGCTCGATCAGATTAATCGTTAACGTATATGAAGGGTCAACCGCTTCGCCATTGAGCATCTGGAATAACAGATGGCCGGCGAGCGACCCGGCTTCATGCTTCGGCTGGCGTATCGTTGTCAGCGGTGGACGAACATATTCCGACAACTGAATATCATCAAAACCGATTACGGAAATGTCATTCGGCACCGATATACCTCGCTCTTCCAATGCTTTCAGGCCGCCAATGGCCATCTCATCGTTACCGTAAAATACCGCTGAGGGAAGATCACCCTGCATCATCATCATTTTGGTAGCACTGTATCCACCCTCACGCACAAAGTTGCCGTTCAGACGCCATTTGGACTTTTCTTCAAGTCCCGCTTCCCGCATCGCTCGCAGATACCCTTGGTAACGGAGCGCGTTGTCATACGAGTTGGATGGGCCACTAATATAAGCAATCTTCTGATGTCCAGCCTGGATCAGATGGTGCGTAGCAAGATAACCGCCTTGCTCTCCATCCACCAGCACGTTGACCAAATGGTCACTCGACAGTTGACGATCCATCACAATGATCGGAAAGCGCTGTCCGGCAGATTCCACCAGAATATCATCATGGATGTTATGCGCCAGGATGATGGCTCCGTCTACTCTTTTTTCACGCAAAAATCTCACTGCCGTTGAATCCCGTCCACCCATGGAGCTGCACGCAATCAGGTCGTACCCGTTCGCGAGGGCCACATCCTGTACACTACGGATCAACTCCGAGTAATACGGGCCCGACAGATCGGTCAGAATCAAAGCGATCGTGTTCGTCCGGCTCCGCTTCAGGTCCATGGCAAAGCCGTTCTTGCGGTAATTCAGTTCTCGTGCTGCCTCAAGCACTTTAGCCTTGGTCTTGGCACTAACCTTGCTATCCCCGCTCAGCGCATAGGAAGCAGTCGAGAGTGCTACACCTGCCAGCTTTGCCACATCCTTAATCGTTGCCATTCCACGTTCGCTCCTTCTAAACTAGAACAAATTCTAAGGTTATCTACATTTTATACGATACATGGTCAGAACAACCACTTAATCCTATATTATCGTGTTATTAATCTTTGTACATATCATAGCTATGGATGTCAATCGAAACGTTTCGAGGTGTTCTCAAAAAAAATCCTTGTCTCCATCCTTACGGCACCATGGTTGAATGTGCCCCGTTCCAGTCCGTACCATTCGTGATGGTCTTAACACGTCTTTCAATCTGACGCCCTCTGACCAGTTTGTGCCTAACGCAATGAAACTGGCAGTAAACGCCAGATTGAAACGTTTCGACATTTTCATTATAGTCGGTGTTGATAGCGATTTCAACCACTTTATCCATTTTTCACAGAAAAATATGAATTGTCCAATCTGTCCATCCACGTCACTTCATTATAGTATATACTGCATAATAGTCGAGATCCGAGAATTACGCCAGTATACAAAGGGCATGAGACGAATTATGCCCCTGCTGACTTTATGTAAGGAGACAGTTATCTAATGAATATTTTCAAGCCCACGTATCATCAAAAATCGCTGTCCCGCCCCATTTCCTTGCAGAAGATTCAGTCTGTACCCGTTGCCCTGTTCAAGCTGTGCCATCTGGTGCAGCTTCACGACCGCGAAGTATTCTCTCGCATAGATGAAATGTGGAACACACTTCATGTACTATACATCGTTACTGCTGGACAGGCCAGGATAATTAGTGCAGAGGGAAAACTCACATTAAATGCAGGCTCCGCAGTCGTTCGGCAAGCCGGAAACCTGCTTCAGCACGAGAACAAGCGCGGCTCTCTGTCGCCAATACAGGGCATTGCGATTGCTTTTGATTCCACTGAAAATGAACAGCTATCCTGGCCTTTCGGGTTACCAGCCCCCATTGTGAGCCGCAATCTCACTGACAAGGCAGTGGAGCTGGTTCAAGCCTGTTCGAAAGGCCATGATTCCAGCCCTTTCAGGCCACATATGCTGTTCTATGAGTTACTGGACATCTTGCAAGATCATGTAGCCTATTCTGCTCATGAAGATCATTCCTGGCTCGATAACGTACTCAGACATATCCATCAGATGTATACACATCCGCTGACCCGCGAACAATTGGCACGAGATGCCAATGTGAGTCCCGAGCATTTCTCACGGGAGTTCAAGAAACATACTGGTCTTACTTTTGTTGAATATGTGACTCGTCTCAGAATCAGGATGGCCCAAGAGCATCTGTTGATCGCGAATCCTACGCTACAGGAAATTGCACAATTGACAGGCTACAGGGACACTTTCTATCTGAGCCGCAAATTCAAACAGATGGTTGGCTCTGCACCAACTCACTACCGGAAAATGCCCAAGAAGGTTGTATCCTTGACTTACAACTATACGGCTTCACTTCTGGCACTGGGCCACATCCCCCACATGGGCGCCGTAGCAAGCTGGATGGAAGATACACGGGGAGAACATAAGCGTGATCACTTTGAACAGCATTCCGAGTATGAGCTGGTTAAACATCCAGAGCTGATTGAAAATGCTCATCCTGATGTCATTATCGGGTATGCACCACATCCCGGTTCTGATGAACTACGTGTGATTGCCCCAACCATTCTGATGCCCTTTGAAGAACTCGATTGGCAGGAGCAACTTCTTCATCTGGGCCGAATTACCGGGCTTGAGTCCAATGCACGGGCGTTATTGAATCGATATCATCAACTTGAACAAGAGGCCAATCATGTGTTGGATCAATGGATGGAAGGAACACGCGGGTCCGCCGTTTGCATGTTTATGATCGGAGAGGACGGCGCTTATATCTATGGTCATGGCTGGGGCAGAGCTTCCCATGTGCTGTATCAATCCCTTGGTTTCACCCCACCCTCACAGATGGTGCAGGATGGGCAGTTACTAACAGGGTACGTTCATGTTCCGTTGTCCGAGATTCACTTGTATGCAGCAGATCACATGTTTGTTGCCTACCCTGAGGAACCCTCCGAGCGAGAAAGGCTGGATAACCTGCTCAATCAGGAATCCTGGAGTACCCTCCCCGCCGTTCGTGAAGGACGGGTATACGAGATCGATGCCGACACGTTTTACGGATTTGATCCCTTGTCCGTTATGGAGCAATTGCAGCGTATAATGCATCACCTGACATCATAATTGTCCATGTGATAGTGATCATAGTTGTCCATGTACAAAACTCACGTCTTCCTCTATGTTATTAATGAGAATAATAATCATTATTGATTATACATAGGGGGAACAAGGATATGTTTGCTGCAAAAAAACGCTTTTCCGGCTTGCTGCTTATGCTCGCCATCATTATGATTCTGGCTGCTTGTAGCAGCGGAACAGGCTCCACTGCCACCGAACAGACATCGGCAGCGGGAACCGAAACAACAACAGCCTCTTCCGAGACGAACACAGACACGTCGTCCGGTTCGGACAATTCGAATGCTACGCGAATCTACAAGTCATTAAGCGGGGATGTTGAAATTCCGGCTGAACCGAAACGGATCGTGACGGATATGTACGTAAGTGATCTGCTTGCACTGGGTGTGAAACCTGTTGGTGCTGTTCAATATTATTTGGAAAACCCGTTCTATGCAGAACAGGTGGAGGGCATTGAAAGTATCGGTGATCGGGCAGCGGTATCGATGGAGAAGGTCATTGCCATGAACCCGGATCTGATCATTACCTACTCCGACCAAGCCAGTGAAATTGAGAGTTATCAAAAGATCGCACCTACCGTAGTGATTCCTTATGGTACATTCACCAATGTACATGACGAAATTCGGGGATTCGGACAGCTGATGAACAAATCCGAAGCAGCCGAAGCTTGGCTGAAAACGTACGACGAACGGATTGAAGCCGCTCGTGCTAAGGTGAAAACCGTCATCAAACCGGAGGAAACCTTCTCCATCCTTGAAGTATCCGACAAGAGTTATTATGGATATGGAGACAATTTTGGTCGAGGAGGACAAGCGGTCTACAGTGCTCTGCAACTTGCCCCACTCGAGATCACCAAAAAAGAACTGATGGGTGATACCCAGTGGAAAGAGATTTCGCGTGAAGTTGTTGGTGATTATGCAGGGGATCATATCTTCTTGACCGTTGGGGAGAACAATAAAAATTACCAAGGTGACTCCATCTGGCAATCCCTGCCGGCAGTGAAAAACAATCAGGTGTACGAATTACTGGAAGACCGTTACTGGTACTTCGACCCGATTGCGATTCAAGGTCAGGCTGAAGAATTCGCCGATATGATCGTAGAACGTGCCGAGCAAAATCGTAAATAACATAAGCATGAATACAGGTGTCCGGATAGGCTGATCAGCCTGCTCGGGCATTTGTGTCATATCAAGGAGGACTTACATATGCTTCGCCGTTTTATGTCTTATTATCGTCCTTATAAAAGGCTCTTTATATTGGATTTCTCCTGTGCCATCGCCGTCGCGCTGCTGGAGCTGGCCTTTCCACTCGCTGTGAACCGAGTGGTGGATCAACTGCTTCCGGCCGGCAACTGGTCCATGATCTTGGCGGCATGTGTGGGATTGCTCGGCATCTACCTGCTCAGTTCCTTTTTCCATTATGCAGTCACCTATTGGGGCCACAAGCTCGGTATTAACATCGAATCCGATATGCGGCGTGAACTGTTCCAGCGTGTACAGAAGCAGTCCTTCCGTTTCTTCGATAACAATAAGACCGGGCACCTGGTCTCCCGTATGACCAACGATCTGATGGATATTGGTGAGATCGCGCATCACGGACCCGAGGACTTATTCATTGCCTTCATGACACTCGCCGGAGCTTTCGGCATTATGCTGGGAATCAACTGGCAGCTCGCTGTGATGACGTTTATCATTGTGCCGCTGATGATCTACCTGTCGCTGTACTTCAGTCGCAAAATGTCCAAGGCGTTCAAGCGCATGTTTGCAGATATCGCCGATTATAATGCACGGGTAGAGAACAATGTGAGCGGCATCCGTGTGGTACAGGCTTTTGCCAATGAAAAGCATGAAGTAGGCCGTTTCGTTGAGAACAACGAACGTTTCCGACTCACCAAACTAATCACCTACCGCATTATGGCCTGGAACTCTTCACTCAGTTTTATTCTGATGAAATTTGTATCGCTGTTTGTACTGGTATGTGGAACCTGGTTTGTCATTCAAGGAAGTATGACTTACGGGG
The window above is part of the Paenibacillus sp. 1781tsa1 genome. Proteins encoded here:
- a CDS encoding LacI family DNA-binding transcriptional regulator, encoding MATIKDVAKLAGVALSTASYALSGDSKVSAKTKAKVLEAARELNYRKNGFAMDLKRSRTNTIALILTDLSGPYYSELIRSVQDVALANGYDLIACSSMGGRDSTAVRFLREKRVDGAIILAHNIHDDILVESAGQRFPIIVMDRQLSSDHLVNVLVDGEQGGYLATHHLIQAGHQKIAYISGPSNSYDNALRYQGYLRAMREAGLEEKSKWRLNGNFVREGGYSATKMMMMQGDLPSAVFYGNDEMAIGGLKALEERGISVPNDISVIGFDDIQLSEYVRPPLTTIRQPKHEAGSLAGHLLFQMLNGEAVDPSYTLTINLIERSSVRSV
- a CDS encoding ABC transporter substrate-binding protein, with amino-acid sequence MNIFKPTYHQKSLSRPISLQKIQSVPVALFKLCHLVQLHDREVFSRIDEMWNTLHVLYIVTAGQARIISAEGKLTLNAGSAVVRQAGNLLQHENKRGSLSPIQGIAIAFDSTENEQLSWPFGLPAPIVSRNLTDKAVELVQACSKGHDSSPFRPHMLFYELLDILQDHVAYSAHEDHSWLDNVLRHIHQMYTHPLTREQLARDANVSPEHFSREFKKHTGLTFVEYVTRLRIRMAQEHLLIANPTLQEIAQLTGYRDTFYLSRKFKQMVGSAPTHYRKMPKKVVSLTYNYTASLLALGHIPHMGAVASWMEDTRGEHKRDHFEQHSEYELVKHPELIENAHPDVIIGYAPHPGSDELRVIAPTILMPFEELDWQEQLLHLGRITGLESNARALLNRYHQLEQEANHVLDQWMEGTRGSAVCMFMIGEDGAYIYGHGWGRASHVLYQSLGFTPPSQMVQDGQLLTGYVHVPLSEIHLYAADHMFVAYPEEPSERERLDNLLNQESWSTLPAVREGRVYEIDADTFYGFDPLSVMEQLQRIMHHLTS
- a CDS encoding iron-hydroxamate ABC transporter substrate-binding protein, producing the protein MFAAKKRFSGLLLMLAIIMILAACSSGTGSTATEQTSAAGTETTTASSETNTDTSSGSDNSNATRIYKSLSGDVEIPAEPKRIVTDMYVSDLLALGVKPVGAVQYYLENPFYAEQVEGIESIGDRAAVSMEKVIAMNPDLIITYSDQASEIESYQKIAPTVVIPYGTFTNVHDEIRGFGQLMNKSEAAEAWLKTYDERIEAARAKVKTVIKPEETFSILEVSDKSYYGYGDNFGRGGQAVYSALQLAPLEITKKELMGDTQWKEISREVVGDYAGDHIFLTVGENNKNYQGDSIWQSLPAVKNNQVYELLEDRYWYFDPIAIQGQAEEFADMIVERAEQNRK